CGCGCCCGTGCCGATGACGGCGACCGTGCTGCCGCGCCCTTGAAGCGCGCCGCGATGCGCCGCGCCATCGACGCCCGACGCAAGGCCCGACACCACGGTCAACCCCGCGTCCGAAAAGGCGCGGGCGAAGCGGGTCGCGTCTTCGATACCCTGTGGCGTCGCGCTTCGGCTCCCGACTACGGCGATACTGCGCGCGTGCAGCAGTTCGACCCGACCCTTTACATATAGCAGCGGCGGCGGATCGGGCATGGTCAGCAAAAGAGGCGGATAGGCGGCATCGTCGAGCGTGACGAGCGCGTTGCCGGGCGACTCGCGCCACGCCCGCACTGCGTCGAGCTGCGCGGAAAAGTCCGCGGGCGGTGGCGCGAGCGCGGCCCGGGCGGTGGCTTCATCGGTGACTTCGGCGAGTGCCGCGAAGCTCTGCGAGAGCACGGCTTCGGGCAGCCCGAAGGCCGCGAGCAAGCGGCGCAGGGAAGCCGGGTTCAGACCCGGCGCCGTCGAAAGCCGCAACCAGGCGGCGAGTTCCTGGTCTGTCAGGGGAAGCGTCTGCATGGCTGGCGTCCTCGCGCACGGCAACCAGCCTTTCAGTCGCCATGCTAAAATTTTCATCATCCGAAATATTCCGAAACCACTGCTGCGCCGCGCCCGCGGGAGCCTGCGGACATGCGCTCGAACGTCGAACTGGCGTTGAATCAACACGGTTCGGCCACTATCTATCCTGTGCGTGTCGCGCCTGGCGAACAACCTGGCCGAATGGCCAATCGCGCGACTTGTAACCGGGTCGGCGCCCAATCAATTTCAGGACCATGGCTTTACTCAACATCCTCAACTACCCGGACAAGCGTCTGCACAAGGTCGCGAAGCCGGTCGAAAAGGTCGATGACCGTATCCGCAAGCTCGTCGCCGATATGGCCGAGACGATGTACGCCGCGCCCGGCGTAGGGCTCGCCGCGACCCAGGTGGACGTGCACGAGCGCGTGATCGTGATCGACGTGTCCGATGCGCACGACGAACTGCGCGCGTTCATCAACCCGGAAATCATCTGGTCGAGCGACGAAAGGGAGATCCACGAAGAAGGCTGCCTGTCGGTGCCCGGGATCTACGACAACGTCGAGCGCGCCGAAAAGGTGCGCGTGCGCGCGCTGAACGAGAAAGGCGAAACTTTCGAGCTGGATTGCGAAGGGCTGCTCGCCGTCTGCATCCAGCACGAAATGGATCATTTGATGGGCAAGGTGTTCGTCGAGTACCTGTCGCCGCTCAAGCAGACGCGTATCAAGAACAAGATGAAAAAGCTCGCGCACGCGATGTAACGCGCTTTCCGACCGCTTCCGCTATCAGCACATGAGTCATTCGTTGCGCGTCATCTTCGCCGGCACCCCGGAATTCGCCGCCGCGGCGCTCGCCGCGATCCACCAGGCCGGTTTTCCGGTGCCGCTCGTCCTGACCCAGCCGGACCGGCCGGCCGGCCGCGGCATGAAATTGCAGGCAAGCCCGGTCAAGCGTTACGCGCAGGAGCACGGCATCGAGGTCGCGCAGCCGCCTTCGCTGCGCCGTAACGGCAAGTTCCCGGCCGAAGCGACGGCCGCCATTGACCAGTTGCGCGCCACTCCGAACGACGTCATGGTGGTGGCCGCCTACGGCCTGTTGTTGCCGCAGGAAGTGCTCGACATCGCGCCGCATGGGTGCATCAACATTCACGCTTCGTTGCTTCCGCGCTGGCGAGGCGCGGCGCCGATTCACCGCGCAATCGAAGCAGGCGACGCCGAAACGGGCATCACGCTGATGCAGATGGACGCGGGCCTCGACACGGGCGCGATGATTTCTGAGGTCCGTACGCCGATCCACGACACCGACACGACGGCGACGCTGCATGACCGTCTCGCCGATGCGGGCGCGAAACTGATCGTCGACGCGCTGATCGAACTGGAGCGCAGCGGCAAGCTCGCAGCGACGCCACAGCCCGCCAGCGGTGCAACGTACGCCGAGAAGATTGGCAAGCACGAAGCGGCGCTCGACTGGCGGCGCCCGGCAGCGGAACTGGCGCGCCAGGTTCGCGCCTTCGACCCGTTCCCCGGCGGGGCGGCGACGCTCGACGGCGCGGTGCTGAAAATCTGGTCAGCCGCGCCTATCGACGCCCCGAGCCAGGCCGGACCCGGCACGATCGTCGACGTATCGCCCGAAGGCGTCGTCGTGGCTTGCGGCGACGGCGCGTTGCGCATCACGCAACTGCAGAAACCCGGCGGCAAACGCCTGCCGGTGCGCGATTTCCTTGCCGGCTCGACGCTTGCCGCGGGCCAGCGGTTCGACCTCGTGCAGTCACAATAACGGCGCGCGTTCGGTCGTACCATCTGACGTTCGGCCAGGGCGCGCCGCGCTCTTGCGGCGCGTTAGAATCTTCGGTGCAACTCCGCCTGAAGAGGATTTCATGTTCGGCATCACCCATTTCGAGTTCTTCGTCGTCGCTGTCTTTCTGCTCAACGTCACGCCGGGGCCCGACACCGCTTATATCGTCGGCCGAAGCGTCGCGCAGGGGCGCCGCGCGGGGCTGATGTCGGCGCTCGGCATTTCGGCCGGATGCTGCGTGCACTCGCTCGCGTGCGCGTTCGGGCTGACCGCACTGCTGGCTGCATCGGCTACGGCCTTCACGGTGATCAAGTTCGTCGGCGCGATCTATCTCGTGTATCTCGGCGTGCGCCTCATTCTCGTGAAGCCCGAAGCCGGCCAGGCCACGGGCGAAACGCGCGCTCCCGGCGCACCAAAGTCGTTGCGGCAGCTTTTCATGCAAGGTTTCTGGACCAATGTGCTGAATCCGAAGGTCGTGCTGTTCTTTGTGTCATTTTTTCCGCAATTCGTGACCGCCGACAGCAACAACAAGATCCTGGCGTTTCTCACGCTCGGCGTCGTGTTCGTCGTGATGAGCATGGCTTGGAACAGCTTTGTCGCGTGGATTGCGGGCAGCGTCACGCGTCGGTTCTCCGGTAAGCCCGGTGTCAAGAAGTGGCTGGACCGCACTGTCGGCAGCGCATTTGTCGGGCTTGGAATCAGGCTCGCCACGGCAACGCGGTGATTGAATTTTTCACGCTCGCCCATATCTAACAGATTGCTTACAATCATTCGCCGCGAGCACGCGGCACGGATATCGAACCGCGTGGCGGGCAAGGAGTCTTTGAAATGTTCAACTGGGTGAAAACCGCGATGCTGATGGCCGCGATCACGGCACTCTTCATCGTGATCGGCGGCATGATCGGCGGCCAGCGCGGCATGATGCTCGCGTTGCTGATCGCGCTCGGCATGAATTTCTTCTCGTACTGGTTTTCGGACAAGATGGTCCTGCGCATGTACAACGCCCAGGAAGTCGACGAAACGAGCGCGCCGCAGTTTTACCGGATGGTGCGCGAACTCTCGACACGCGCCAATCTGCCGATGCCGCGCGTCTACCTGATCGACGAAGACCAGCCGAATGCCTTCGCGACGGGCCGCAATCCGGAACACGCGGCCGTCGCCGCGACGACAGGCATTCTGCGCGTACTGTCCGAACGCGAAATGCGCGGCGTGATGGCGCACGAACTGGCGCACGTGAAGCACCGCGACATTCTGATCTCGACCATTTCGGCGACGATGGCGGGCGCGATCTCCGCGCTCGCGAACTTCGCGATGTTCTTCGGCGGGCGTGACGAAAACGGCCGTCCGTCGAATCCGATCGCGAGCATCGCCGTCGCGCTGCTTGCGCCTATCGCGGCCGCGCTGATCCAGATGGCGATTTCCCGCGCACGTGAATTCGAAGCGGACCGTGGCGGCGCGCAGATTTCGGGCGATCCGCAAGCGCTCGCGTCGGCGCTCGACAAGATTCATCGCTACGCGAACGGCATCCCGTTCCCGACGGCCGAGGCGCATCCGGCCACCGCGCAGATGATGATCATGAATCCGCTGTCGGGCGGCGGCATCGCGAACCTGTTCTCGACGCACCCGGCCACCGAGGAGCGCGTTGCCCGTCTGATGGAGATGGCGCGCACGGGACGCTTCGACTAAGCGGACTGGCCGAACGGAGTCGGCAGGACTTTCGCGGCAGCGTTGCAAGGGGGCGAGTTCGACTCGCCCCTTTTTCCTTTCAAATTCTCATCGCACCGCCTTATGCCACCGGCCCGCGGCCCACGTCACGCTACAATGTGGCGTTTGCGCGACACTTTCCATGCGCGCCTGTTTTCCGCCTCTTCATGACCCGAAAGCCTTCCAAGCCTGCTTCGCCGCAGCGTTCGCGCGACTCCCGTCTGTCGGCGTTGCACCTCGCGCCTGAATCCCTCGGTTTCGCGCTCGACTGCGCGGCGCAAGCCATTGGCGCCGTGCGCCTTGGCGCGGCCCTGCCGGCTGCATTGCAGTCGAGCTTCATGTCGTTGCCGGAGAGTGTCGCAACGGCCTCGCGCGGCGCTGTGCAGGACATCGCCTACCGGACGATGCGCCGGCTCGGCACAGCCGAATGGCTGATCGTGAAACTCGTGCGCAAGGCGCCGCCGCCGCATATCGCGCATGTGCTGGCGTGCGCGCTCGCATTGCTGGCCGATGACGAGAGCGACGCGGCCTACGCGCCTTTCACGGTCGTCGATCAGGCCGTGGATGCGATCGGCGCGCGGCGCGAGTTCGCGTTTGCGAAAGGGCTGGTCAACGCGGTGCTGCGCAACTTCTTGCGGGAGCGCGAGGCATTGCTCGCCGATGCAAAGAACGACGCCGTCGCTCACTGGAACTATCCGGTCTGGTGGATCGACGCAGTACGCAATGCATGGCCCGATGCGTGGCAGGACATGCTCGCCGCAGGCAACAGCCAGGGTCCGCTGACGCTGCGCGTGAACGCGCGCCGCTCTACTGTCGAGGCCTACCTGCAAACGTTGCGCGATCATCAGATTGCCGCGACTCAGGCGGGCGACCATGCCGTGCGTCTCGACACGCCGATGCCCGTCGACCGCATTCCCGGTTTCAGCGAAGGCGTCGTCTCCGTGCAGGACGCGGGGGCGCAACTGGCCGCGCAGTTGCTCGGCGTGCGCGACGGCATGCGCGTGCTGGATGCGTGCGCAGCGCCCGGTGGCAAAACGGGCCATCTGCTCGAACTCGCCGACATCGATCTGATCGCGCTCGAAAGCGACGCGACGCGCGCGCGACGCATCGGCGAAAACCTGCAGCGTTTGGGTTTGCACGCGCATGTGCGAGTCGGCGATGCGGGCAATCCGGCGCAATGGCACGACGCCGCCGATCTGCCTTTCGATCGCATTCTCGCCGACGTGCCCTGTTCGGCTTCGGGCATCGTGCGCCGTCATCCGGACATTCGCTGGTTGCGCCGCGCGTCGGACATTCCCGCGCTCGTCGAAGAACAGCGCCGCATTCTCGAAGCGCTGTGGCCGCTCGTCAAAACGGGCGGCGAGTTGTTGTACGTTACGTGCTCGATCTTTCCCGAAGAAGGCGAGTTGCAGGCTCAGTGGTTTGGAAACCAGCACGCGGATGCGGTACGATTGGACGCGCCGGGGCAACTGCTCCCAGCAGTCGCCCGCGCGCCCGCCGACGTATCGGCTGGTTCCCGCGCCGGACAAAGCACTGGTTCGAGCTTAGACCACGACGGATTCTTCTACGCGCGCTTTCAGAAACGGTGATCATCAAACGCTTTCTTCCGCTTCGGCTCGTGGCCGCGCTCTGGATTGCGCTGGCCCTTTGCCTGATGGCAGCCGGGCCGGCGCGAGCCGAATCGATCGCCGTGCAGCGCGCGTCCCTGCAATCCGACGGCAGCGGCTGGAGCCTCGATGCGCGTTTCGAGTTCGAGCTGAACAGCAATCTCGAAGATGCCGTCAACAAAGGCATACCGGTTTACTTCACAACGGACTTCGAACTGAGCCGGCCGCGCTGGTACTGGTTCGACGAACAGCCGGTGAGCGTCTCGCAAAGCATCCGGCTTTCGTTCCAGCCGCTCACGCGCGAGTACCGCGTGTCGACGGGCGGTTTGCAGCTCGGCTTCGCTTCGCTGAACGAGGCGCTGGCCGTCATCAAGCATGTCACATCATGGCATGTGATCGATCGCAATCAGGTTCATCCGGGAGAAACGTACACTGCATCCGTGCGCATGCAGCTCGATATCGCATTGATGCCCAAGCCGTTCCAGATCGACGCGGTCAACAACCGCGACTGGAATCTCGCTTCCGACTGGAAGCGCTTTACCTTCACGGTGACCGAACGTGCTAAATAAAGTGCGCCGCGCCACCAGTGTCGGCAGCCTCGTCCTGCGGGTGCTGGTGTCGACGGTGGCCGTCACGGCTGTCCTGCTGCTCGTGCTGCTCGCAGCAGCGAGCGCGAATACCGAGTTCTTCGATCGCTACTACGGCTGGCTCTACGCGGCCAACGTCGCCGTCGCGCTGATCTTCATGCTGATCGTCGCGGTGCTCGTCGTCATCATCGTCACGCGATTACGCAAGGGAAAGTTCGGCACACGGCTGCTGGCGAAGCTCGCATTCTTCTTCGCGCTGGTCGGCGTGGTGCCGGGCGGCATCATCTACATCGTGTCGTATCAGTTCGTGTCGCGCAGTATCGAATCGTGGTTCGACGTGAATGTCGAAACGGCGTTGACCTCCGGGCTGAATCTCGGACGCGGCATGCTCGACGCGTCGCTGTCCGATCTGCAAACCAAAGGCCGCCTGATGGCCGAGCAGCTCGCGAGCGCGGATTCCGCCGGCACGACGCTCACGCTCTTGCGTTTGCGCGACCAGTTCGGCGTGCAGGATGCGACGATCGTCGAACCGTCGCGCAGTATGTCGGGCCCGACGCCGGAGATGCACGTGGTCGCGCAGGCGACCAGCAATTATGCGTCGCTGGTGCCTAGCGATCTGCCCACGCCGATCATGATCGAGCAGGCGCGTGGCCGCGGCTTTGCATCGATTGAAGGTGAAGTGGATGGCGATCCGAAAGCGCGCGGCGCGAAGGGCGCATTGCGTCTGCGCATCGTGCAGCGCATTCCGGACGCCAACGCCTCGCAGTTGCAGCCGACCGAGCGTTTCCTGCAACTCACGCAGCCCGTGTCGCAATCATTGGCGCGTAACGCGGATGCCGTGCAGCGCGCGTATCGCGAGTATCAGGAGAAAGCGATTGGGCGCACGGGCTTGCGCAAGATGTATATCGGCACGCTGACGCTCGCGCTGTTCCTCGCGACCTTTATCGCGATGATGCTCGCGCTCGCGCTCGGCAATCAGCTCGCGCGGCCGCTGTTCCTGCTTGCGCAAGGCACGAAGGAAGTGACGGAAGGCGACTACACGCCGAAGCGCGAGATCAAGTCGCGCGATGAACTGGGCTTCCTCACGCAGTCGTTCAACGCGATGACGCGCCAGTTGTCTGAAGCGCGCGCGGCCGTCGAAGCAAACCGCGTCGCACTCGAACATTCGAAGGCGTACCTCGAGAGCATTCTCGCGAACCTGACAGCGGGCGTGTTCGTCTTCGACCGGCAGTTCCGCCTGACCACGGCCAATCGTGGCGCGGAGCGTATCTTCCGTCAGCCGTTCGCGTCGCTGTTCGGTTCGTCGCTGGATCGCATCAGCGTGTTGAGCGAATTCGGCGCGATGGTGCGTAAGGCGTTCGCGGATCTCGAAGCGGCGGGCGGCGACGATCAGGGCGACACAGGACACTGGCAACAGCAGATGGCGCTGCAGGTCCCGGGCGAAGCCGATCCGCTGACGCTGCTCGTGCGCGGCGCGCGGCTCGTGTCGGCGGCGGGCAGCGACAGCGACGATGAAGAGACGTCCGGTTACGTCGTCGTGTTCGACGATATCTCCGACGTGATCTCCGCGCAGCGTTCGATCGCATGGGGCGAAGTCGCGCGGCGTCTCGCGCACGAGATCAAGAATCCTCTTACGCCGATCCAACTTTCGGCCGAGCGCTTGCAGATGAAGCTTACTGACAAGCTCTCGCCATCGGATGCAGACGTATTGAAGCGCGGTGCCACTACAATCGTGAATCAGGTCGCCGCGATGAAGCAGATGGTCGACGATTTCCGCGACTACGCGCGGACGCCGCCGGCCGTGCTTTCGAATCTGCAACTGAACGAACTGGTCAGCGAAGTGCTGACGCTGTATGGAATCGAAGAAGGCAAGACTCCGATTGTCGTCGAATTGGCGGACTTGCCCGTTATACGAGGTGACGCGACGCAATTGCGTCAGGTGATCCATAACCTCCTGCAGAACGCACAGGATGCTGTCGCCGATATCGGGCAACCGCGTGTGTTGCTTGAGACGAGGACAGTAGAATATGGCGATCCCGACGCAGAGGGCAAAGTGAGCGTCGCGGTGCGATTGACCGTGTCGGACAACGGTCCGGGCTTCCCCGCGCGCATCCTCACGCGTGCGTTCGAACCTTACGTGACGACCAAAGCCAAAGGAACAGGTCTTGGACTCGCCATGGTCAAGAAGATCGTCGATGAACACGGCGCACGGATCGACATTCGCAATCGCCTGAAAGCGGGCGATGTGATTGAAGGCGCGCAAATTTCGATCCTCTTCCTACAACTCGCAGACAACAAGGCTGCGGCGCCTGGAAGCGGGCCGCAGGCGGTGCACGGCAGTGGCGGTGCATCGCAGGGAAAGACAAAAGCAACAGTGCAGACAAGGGCAGCTTAAATGGCAACCATCCTGGTGGTAGATGATGAAATGGGCATCCGGGAATTGCTCTCGGAGATCCTGAGCGACGAAGGGCATGTCGTGGAGGTCGCGGAGAACGCGCAGGAGGCGCGCGACTACCGGCTCCGCCAGGCACCCGATCTGGTGCTGCTCGACATCTGGATGCCCGATACCGATGGCGTCACGTTGCTCAAGGAATGGGCCGCGCAGGCGCTACTCACGATGCCCGTCATCATGATGTCGGGCCACGCGACCATCGATACGGCCGTCGAAGCGACCAAGATCGGCGCGCTCAACTTCCTTGAGAAACCGATCGCGCTGCAGAAGCTGCTGAAGGCCGTCGAGCAGGGGCTAGCGCGCGGCAGCGCGGCGCCCGCGGCGGGCGGCGTGGCAGCGAAGCCGGTGATGGTGACGAATGCGTCGGCCGTGGCATCGGCGGCTGCGCTGCCGATGATGTCGGCGGACAGTCTGAGCGGCGGCATGCTGTCCGCGCAGACGGCATCGATTTCATTCGACATTCCGCTGCGCGATGCACGCGACGCGTTCGAGCGCGCGTACTTCGAGTATCACCTCGCGCGCGAGAACGGCAGCATGACGCGCGTCGCCGAAAAGACGGGGCTCGAGCGAACGCATTTGTATCGCAAGCTCAAGCAGTTGGGCGTCGATCTCGGCAAGAACAAAGGCGAATAAACGCCTCTCAAGTTTTTTTCGGAAGGGGCTTGAGAAAGCCAAAAGTGCTTGCTATACTCTCGCTTCTTCGTTGGCCCGGTAGCTCAGTTGGTAGAGCAGCGGATTGAAAATCCGCGTGTCGGTGGTTCGATTCCGCCCCAGGCCACCAGGATTCAGCCCCAGGAAATCGCAAGATTCCTGGGGCTTTTCCTATTTGCGGGCAAGATGTCGTTCGCTGCGTGGGATGAGCGGTGCAGCGGCCGCGAGCGAGCCTCGGCGGCGCATGATAAAATCCCGCTGTATCAAGGACTTGCCACGTGTTCTTAGCAAGTCCTTTTTCGTTTCAGGTCCAAGGCATCGTGTAGCGTGAAACGCTCTGGCGGACGATCAGCGGTATAAGCCACAGCAGATTGGCGCGCGAAAGCCGCCGCCTATACTGCTTGAGCCAACGTCCGTGCCGGCCAGCGCCGAAGGGTCTCAAACAGGTCGCGAGGCCGGCCGCGAGTCGCCGCTCGCGCGCGGCCGCTGGCGCACGCAATCAACCTACACGGAGTTTCACGGTGACCCGCAAAGACGCCAAGAGTAGCGCGCTCGTGCTGTTTTCCGGTGGCCAGGATTCGGCCACGTGTCTCGCCTGGGCGCTGGATCGATACGAGACGGTCGAAACGCTGGGTTTCGACTACGGCCAGCGGCATCGCGTCGAACTCGAATGCCGCGAGGGATTTCGCAGCGCCGTGGCGCGCACGTTCCCCGAGTGGGGCGAGCGGCTCGGCGACGATCACATGATCGATCTGTCGGTACTCGGATCGATCAGCGATACCGCAATGACACGCGAGATCGAGATCCACGCAGTATCGAACGGTCTGCCGAATACGTTCGTACCCGGCCGCAACCTGATGTTCATGACGATCGCGGCAGCCATTGCGTATCGGCGTGGACTGCGTGTGCTGGTCGGCGGCATGTGCGAGACGGATTTCTCCGGCTACCCGGACTGCCGCGACGACACGATGAAAGCGCTGCAAGTCGCGCTGAACCTCGGCATGGACAGCCGCTTCGTGCTGGAGACACCGCTGATGTGGATCGACAAGGCCGACACGTGGCGCCTCGCGCATGAACTGGGCGGCGAAGAACTGGTCGAGCTGATTCGCGTCGAGACGCACACGTGTTATCTCGGCGAGCGCGCGGAACTGCATGCGTGGGGCTTCGGTTGTGGCGAGTGCCCGGCGTGCCGCTTGCGCAAGCGCGGTTACGAGGCGTATCTGAACGGCGAACAGGTCACGGAACCCGCTTGAGCGGCTTATACAAGCAACAGCACGCGGCACAAGCGCACATCAACAGAGCTTCACGGAGCATCGGGCAGAAAGCAGCATGACGTACGCGGTCAAGGAAATCTTCTACACGTTGCAGGGCGAGGGCGCGAACGCCGGACGTCCGGCCGTGTTTTGCCGGTTCGCCGGATGCAACCTGTGGTCGGGCCGCGAAGAAGATCGCGCGGACGCGGTGTGCCAGTTCTGCGATACCGACTTCGTCGGCACCGACGGCGAGAACGGCGGCAAATTCCGCACGCCCGAAGAACTCGCCGCGAAGATTGCATCGTTGTGGCCCGAAGGCGAAGGCCAACGGTTCGTCGTGTGCACGGGTGGCGAGCCGATGCTGCAGATTGACCAGCCGCTTGTCGATGCATTGCACGCACAAGGCTTTGAAATCGCGATCGAAACGAACGGTTCGCTCCCGGTGCTCGACACGATCGACTGGATCTGCGTGAGCCCGAAAGCCGATGCACCGCTCGTGCAGACCAAAGGCAACGAACTGAAAGTGGTCGTGCCGCAAGAAAACCAGCGTCTCGCCGACTATGCGAAGCTCGACTTCGACTATTTTCTCGTCCAGCCGATGGACGGCCCGTCGCGCGATATCAACACGAAGCTCGCCATCGACTGGTGCAAGCGTCATCCTCAATGGCGCTTGTCGATGCAGACTCACAAGTACCTGAACATTCCCTGATTTGCCGTGCTGACGATTACACGAAAACTCGAATTCGACGCGGGCCACCGCATTCCTGATCACCGCAGCCAGTGCCGCAATCTGCACGGTCATCGCTATGTGCTCGAAATTACGCTGCAAGGCGACCTCGTCGAAACGGAAGGCGCGCCGGATCGCGGCATGGTGATGGATTTCGCCGACGTGAAGGCGCTCGCGAACGAGCACCTCGTCGATAAGTGGGATCACGCGTTTCTCGTCTATGAAGGCGATACGCAGGTGCGCGGCTTTCTCGAATCGATGGCCGGTCACAAGACGATCGTGCTCGACCGCATCCCGACCGTCGAAAACCTCGCCGCCGTCGCGTTCGACATTCTCGCGAACGTCTACGACGCGCACTACGGCGTCAATCTCCGGCTGCATAAGGTGCGTCTGTACGAGACGCCGAATTGCTGGGCCGACGTCGTCCGCGACTAAACGGGTTATTGTCACGGTATGATCGTTTCGATAACCACACGGAGCGAGACATGCCGGTCACCGCGCTACGCTGCGGGCTCGACGCCCGCCACCTTCCTCTAGTTGTTGACGTCGGTCTTTCGGGCCGCGTCGTCTTTTGCTCCAGCCTGATTGCGGCTGCGCCTTCCATCGACGGAGGCGCGCGATGAGCACGTTCACGAATCCACTCAAGCTGCGTCTCAAGGACCCGGACCCGCTGTTCGGGCTGTGGCTGTCGCTGGGCAGCGATAGCGCGGCGGAAGCGCTCG
The DNA window shown above is from Paraburkholderia sp. PGU19 and carries:
- the queD gene encoding 6-carboxytetrahydropterin synthase QueD; the encoded protein is MTITRKLEFDAGHRIPDHRSQCRNLHGHRYVLEITLQGDLVETEGAPDRGMVMDFADVKALANEHLVDKWDHAFLVYEGDTQVRGFLESMAGHKTIVLDRIPTVENLAAVAFDILANVYDAHYGVNLRLHKVRLYETPNCWADVVRD